A genomic stretch from Penicillium digitatum chromosome 4, complete sequence includes:
- a CDS encoding Alcohol dehydrogenase, putative, with amino-acid sequence MSVTFEVFRGSKEGKIVADKTTRTLQPNEVYIETTHSGLCGTDEHFLSSGMALGHEGVGIVRQLGCDVTNVKVGARVGYGYTHYVCGNCDKCLTGWDQYCEHKKEYGSHDHDLGSFSGGVVWDAGCVVPIPDGYDSADAAPLMCAGATVWTCLTEYGVKPTDRVAIMGIGGLGHLAIKIASAMGCNVVVLSSSDAKREEAFGFGASEYHVFRKGEELKDFKPVNHLLLCGSANVDYTSLIPLMDVHGSIYPLTVDLTPSPVPLLFMNNKGIRIQGSLVASRKSLRTLVQFVADKKITPTTMTFPLTKDGVEAAMQTLRDGKMRYRGVLVR; translated from the exons ATGAGCGTCACGTTTGAGGTTTTCCGCGGCTCCAAGGAGGGCAAGATCGTGGCCGACAAGACCACCCGCACCCTACAGCCTAATGAGGTCTACATCGAGACAACACACTCCGGTCTCTGCGGCACAGATGAGCACTTCCTCTCATCCGGCATGGCTCTCGGTCACGAGGGTGTCGGTATCGTTCGCCAGCTCGGCTGTGACGTCACTAATGTCAAGGTTGGAGCGCGCGTCGGATACGGATATACGCATTACGTGTGTGGAAACTGTGACAAGTGCTTGACGG GCTGGGACCAATACTGTGAGCATAAGAAAGAATACGGCTCACACGACCACGACTTGGGCTCCTTCAGCGGCGGCGTCGTTTGGGACGCCGGATGTGTTGTCCCTATCCCGGATGGCTATGACTCTGCCGACGCCGCGCCCTTGATGTGCGCCGGTGCTACCGTCTGGACCTGTTTGACGGAGTACGGCGTCAAGCCGACAGACCGTGTGGCCATCATGGGCATCGGTGGCCTGGGCCACCTGGCCATCAAGATCGCCTCGGCGATGGGTTGCAACGTCGTTGTTTTATCTAGCTCGGATGCGAAGCGTGAAGAGGCCTTTGGGTTCGGCGCGTCGGAGTACCACGTATTCCGCAAGGGTGAGGAACTGAAGGACTTCAAGCCTGTGAACCACCTGCTGCTCTGTGGCAGCGCCAACGTCGACTACACGAGCCTCATCCCGCTGATGGATGTGCATGGCTCGATCTACCCCCTAACGGTCGACTTGACCCCCTCTCCCGTTCCCCTTCTGTTCATGAATAACAAGGGCATCCGTATCCAGGGTTCTCTTGTTGCGTCGCGTAAGAGTCTGCGCACATTGGTTCAATTTGTTGCCGATAAGAAGATTACCCCGACTACCATGACCTTCCCCTTGACCAAAGATGGTGTCGAGGCTGCTATGCAGACACTGCGTGATGGAAAAATGAGATACCGCGGTGTTCTGGTTCGGTAG